In a single window of the Pelagibacterium sp. 26DY04 genome:
- a CDS encoding LysR family transcriptional regulator, producing MRKLDWNLLRAFHATATLGSLSAAARHLNLTQPTLSRQIIALEADLDLVLFERIGRRLYLTSAGSGLLEHVQLMGDAADAFLLSASGDAKAISGKVSISVTDTFAAYLMPEIVARIRREAPQLTVMVLASNDLSDLHRREADIAVRHVAPDREGLVGQHLRDTYAYFYASEEWISRNGMPRTPDELVRSHIISIEDPASLADYLTGVGLPVNASDFRILSNSGLAVWEMVQRGLGIAPMLREVADRTAGVTRLPADLLEIEVPIWLVTHRGLEGSPRIRLVQQILGEELAHM from the coding sequence ATGAGAAAGCTGGACTGGAATCTGTTGCGCGCCTTTCATGCGACCGCCACTCTGGGGTCGCTGTCCGCCGCGGCGCGCCACCTCAATCTCACCCAGCCCACGCTGTCGCGCCAGATCATTGCGCTCGAGGCCGATCTCGACCTCGTATTGTTCGAGCGGATCGGCCGCAGGCTGTATCTGACATCGGCGGGAAGCGGGCTGCTCGAGCATGTCCAGCTCATGGGCGACGCCGCCGATGCGTTTCTGCTGTCGGCGAGCGGTGACGCCAAGGCGATCAGCGGAAAGGTGAGCATTTCGGTGACCGATACGTTCGCCGCCTATCTCATGCCCGAAATCGTCGCCCGCATCAGGCGAGAAGCGCCCCAGCTTACGGTGATGGTCCTGGCCTCCAACGATCTGAGCGATCTTCACCGCCGCGAGGCCGATATCGCGGTGCGCCATGTCGCGCCGGACCGCGAGGGACTGGTGGGGCAGCACCTGCGCGATACCTACGCCTATTTCTATGCGTCCGAGGAATGGATCTCGCGCAACGGCATGCCGCGCACGCCCGATGAACTGGTGCGTTCCCACATTATCAGCATCGAGGACCCGGCCAGTCTCGCCGACTACCTGACCGGGGTCGGCCTCCCCGTCAACGCATCCGACTTCCGGATACTTTCGAACTCCGGACTCGCCGTTTGGGAGATGGTACAGCGCGGCCTTGGCATCGCTCCCATGCTGCGCGAAGTGGCCGACCGGACCGCGGGCGTGACGCGACTGCCGGCCGATTTGCTCGAGATCGAGGTTCCCATATGGCTGGTCACGCATCGGGGGCTGGAGGGGAGCCCCCGCATTCGCCTGGTTCAGCAGATTCTGGGCGAAGAACTGGCGCACATGTAG
- a CDS encoding class I SAM-dependent methyltransferase, whose translation MTAASDARFWDKTARRYAASAISDMPGYERTLERTRSFLEPGHQVLELGCGTGTTALHLAGAVAAYTATDISAQMIAIAEDKLRRDPIASLNFRVATAEEMASKGRQFDVVLGFNYLHLVQDPKSTLRAIDRLLKPHGLFISKTPCVGEMNLLIRRFLLPAMRAVGKAPHVSVFNARQLMELIADEGFTVLAKENHASKGRDFRPFVVASKP comes from the coding sequence GTGACGGCAGCTTCTGATGCACGCTTCTGGGATAAAACCGCCAGGCGGTACGCGGCATCGGCGATTTCCGACATGCCCGGTTATGAACGCACGCTCGAGCGCACGCGCAGCTTCCTTGAGCCCGGTCATCAAGTGTTGGAACTCGGCTGCGGCACGGGGACAACCGCGCTGCATCTGGCGGGCGCCGTCGCGGCCTACACCGCGACCGACATCTCGGCCCAAATGATTGCCATCGCCGAGGACAAGCTGCGCCGCGACCCGATCGCCAGCTTGAACTTTCGCGTGGCGACCGCCGAGGAGATGGCCTCTAAGGGCCGCCAGTTCGACGTCGTCCTGGGCTTCAACTATCTCCATCTTGTCCAGGACCCCAAATCCACCCTGCGCGCGATCGATCGATTGCTGAAGCCGCACGGCTTGTTCATCTCCAAAACTCCGTGTGTGGGGGAAATGAACCTGCTCATCAGGCGTTTCCTGCTGCCGGCCATGCGCGCCGTCGGCAAGGCTCCGCATGTCTCGGTTTTCAACGCTCGCCAGCTCATGGAGCTGATTGCCGATGAAGGTTTCACGGTGCTGGCAAAGGAAAATCATGCCAGCAAAGGCCGCGATTTCCGGCCCTTCGTGGTCGCCTCGAAACCGTGA
- a CDS encoding peptidase inhibitor family I36 protein, translating into MNLRKLAAAAALALAGILTTVSGAFAYEAYATTALNVRTGPGTNYPVIAALSANQVVEVGQCNGSWCQVTATNIRGWASSNYLRRIQPSGPSRPLPGRDDDVGFTINTPNFSFSIGAGRPGPGPAPTGRVCFYEEFNYNGRSFCVTGRDNERYLGNFWSDRIRSAQVQGNIAATVCTGADFSGRCAVIDRSVRNLGMLSDNISSYYLDRR; encoded by the coding sequence ATGAACTTGCGTAAACTCGCGGCCGCGGCGGCTTTGGCGCTAGCCGGCATTCTGACAACCGTGTCCGGCGCCTTCGCCTATGAAGCCTACGCCACCACCGCGCTCAACGTGCGCACCGGTCCGGGCACCAATTACCCGGTGATCGCCGCCCTTTCGGCCAATCAGGTGGTCGAGGTCGGCCAGTGCAATGGAAGCTGGTGCCAGGTGACGGCGACCAACATTCGCGGTTGGGCGTCTTCCAATTATCTCCGCCGCATCCAGCCTTCCGGTCCTTCGCGCCCCCTTCCCGGCCGTGACGACGATGTGGGGTTCACCATCAACACCCCCAATTTCAGCTTCTCGATCGGCGCCGGCCGTCCAGGGCCCGGCCCCGCCCCCACGGGCCGCGTCTGCTTCTATGAGGAGTTCAACTACAATGGCCGCAGCTTCTGCGTGACCGGCCGCGACAACGAACGCTATCTGGGCAATTTCTGGAGCGATCGCATTCGTTCCGCTCAGGTGCAGGGCAATATCGCCGCCACCGTCTGCACCGGCGCCGACTTTTCGGGCCGCTGCGCGGTGATCGACCGGTCGGTCCGCAATCTGGGCATGCTCTCGGACAACATTTCGTCCTACTACCTCGATCGCCGCTAA
- a CDS encoding septal ring lytic transglycosylase RlpA family protein, with protein MKIIKPTVLCTALLLGTFPLTTALHAQDTVAVVQTLTGTASWYGGKFHGRRTANGETYNQNALTAAHRYLPFGTEVVVTNQNNGESVVVRINDRGPFTGGRIIDLSRQAASEIGMINSGTARVTVEVIG; from the coding sequence ATGAAGATCATCAAGCCTACAGTGCTGTGCACAGCACTCCTACTTGGAACTTTCCCCCTCACCACCGCCCTTCACGCACAAGACACGGTCGCTGTCGTGCAAACCCTGACGGGCACCGCCTCTTGGTACGGCGGCAAGTTCCACGGCAGAAGAACCGCCAATGGGGAAACCTACAACCAGAACGCGCTGACAGCGGCCCACCGCTACCTCCCCTTCGGAACGGAAGTCGTGGTCACCAATCAGAACAACGGCGAAAGCGTCGTGGTTCGCATCAATGATCGTGGTCCCTTCACCGGCGGCCGCATCATCGATCTTTCGCGCCAGGCCGCCAGCGAAATCGGCATGATCAATTCGGGCACCGCCCGGGTCACCGTCGAGGTTATCGGCTAG
- a CDS encoding ABC transporter substrate-binding protein encodes MSIGAHAMLVLAMAVTAAGPVLAQDFPVTIAHAYGETTITEKPERVATWSWGNTDAVLALGVKPVAMPFISYGGGDNGIHPWAEEVLEEMGGELPAILAENDEPPYEQILAAAPDVIIAAHSGITEEQYERLSAIAPTVAFPEVAWSTPWQEVTQMTGAALGLAEEAEALIAETEQFVADAVAAQPGLAGTTFIALNDFDGSLAIYAELDSRVKFLTDLGLVYAPSLEALEPDDGSFYFSVSYENADALVSDILVSYYENEADSDAFFSAPYIARLPQTQAGAYASIVGIEEVAAVSPPSALSLRWGIEDYVAQLAAAAANAQ; translated from the coding sequence ATGTCTATCGGTGCCCATGCCATGCTGGTCCTGGCGATGGCGGTGACCGCAGCCGGACCGGTGCTGGCGCAGGACTTTCCCGTCACCATTGCGCATGCCTATGGGGAGACGACAATCACCGAGAAGCCCGAGCGGGTGGCGACATGGTCCTGGGGCAATACCGACGCGGTGCTGGCGCTGGGGGTAAAGCCGGTGGCGATGCCATTCATCTCTTACGGGGGTGGGGACAATGGCATCCATCCCTGGGCGGAAGAGGTGCTCGAGGAGATGGGCGGGGAGTTGCCCGCCATCCTGGCGGAAAACGACGAGCCGCCCTATGAACAGATCCTGGCCGCTGCCCCGGACGTGATCATCGCGGCCCATTCAGGGATTACCGAGGAGCAATATGAACGGCTGAGCGCCATTGCGCCGACCGTCGCGTTTCCCGAAGTGGCCTGGAGCACGCCCTGGCAGGAGGTGACACAGATGACCGGGGCGGCGCTCGGGCTGGCCGAGGAAGCCGAAGCGCTGATTGCCGAAACCGAGCAGTTCGTGGCCGATGCCGTGGCGGCCCAGCCGGGGCTGGCGGGCACCACCTTCATCGCCCTCAACGATTTCGATGGATCGCTGGCGATCTATGCGGAACTGGATTCACGGGTGAAATTTCTCACCGATCTCGGGCTGGTCTATGCGCCCAGCCTCGAGGCGTTGGAGCCGGACGACGGGAGCTTCTATTTTTCGGTGAGCTACGAGAACGCCGACGCGCTGGTCTCGGACATCCTGGTCTCCTACTATGAGAACGAGGCCGATTCCGATGCCTTCTTTTCGGCGCCCTATATAGCGCGCCTGCCCCAGACCCAGGCCGGAGCCTATGCGTCGATCGTGGGGATAGAAGAGGTGGCGGCGGTGTCCCCGCCCTCGGCGCTCTCGCTGCGTTGGGGAATCGAGGATTATGTCGCCCAGTTGGCGGCGGCCGCCGCCAACGCGCAATAG
- a CDS encoding methyl-accepting chemotaxis protein: MFEKLSVAFRVYGAFGALLVLLALSGLAAIYGVNHVSGLFESYRLAARQTLEISQYTRDLAEAQRLSLAYRLNPSEGAAQELLATIDDVATNHAEGLALFAGDEAALEGIGAVEALAVEFKAAAEALIAAQQSSNFAGQIAAAQQLDALAPEMATVFDTLAERAAERQNTLGPKATQDAATSMMVIGILSGLAVLAGAAVAFLMGRWLSGAIAGMTALMRRLAEGDFSLDISGADREHELGQMAKALQVFRANGQAMEAAEAERAINARTAAARAAMMERFQAAFDEVIAACVAGDFTKRITETFGDEDIDRVAANFNAMLDTVNAGLGEAGQVLSALARTDLTQRMQGQYRGAFAALRDDTNAVAEKLSEIVGKLRTTSRALKTATGEILAGANDLSERTTRQAAAIEETSAAIEQLTSTVSGNAQKAEIAFDKSQSAANLANEGGVVMEKATSAMERITTSSAKISNIIGMIDDIAFQTNLLALNASVEAARAGEAGKGFAVVAIEVRRLAQSAAQASSEVKALIEQSTTEVGGGSKLVAEAAAKLGDILAAVRENSVLMQGISEANREQTTAIGEVRTAIQQMDEMTQHNAALVEETNAAIEQTEAQAGELDGIVEIFTIGGETTAVAEPAKPQRTARTYLSQGNAALKDDWSEF, encoded by the coding sequence ATGTTTGAAAAACTAAGCGTTGCCTTCAGGGTCTATGGCGCCTTCGGGGCGTTGCTCGTTCTTCTTGCCCTTTCCGGGCTGGCGGCGATCTATGGCGTCAACCACGTCTCGGGGCTTTTCGAATCCTACAGGCTCGCCGCCCGGCAGACGCTCGAGATCAGCCAATACACGCGCGATCTGGCCGAGGCGCAGCGGTTGAGCCTGGCCTACCGGCTCAATCCCAGCGAAGGGGCGGCACAGGAGCTTCTGGCGACGATCGACGACGTCGCCACCAATCATGCCGAGGGATTGGCGCTGTTTGCCGGGGACGAGGCGGCGCTGGAGGGGATCGGTGCTGTCGAAGCGCTGGCGGTCGAGTTCAAGGCGGCGGCCGAGGCGCTGATCGCAGCGCAGCAGAGCAGCAATTTCGCGGGGCAGATCGCGGCGGCGCAGCAACTGGACGCCCTGGCGCCGGAGATGGCGACGGTTTTCGATACGCTGGCGGAGCGGGCCGCGGAGCGCCAGAACACGCTTGGGCCGAAAGCGACCCAGGATGCGGCCACCAGCATGATGGTGATCGGGATCTTGAGCGGACTGGCGGTGCTCGCCGGTGCGGCGGTGGCGTTCCTGATGGGGCGGTGGCTGTCCGGGGCGATCGCGGGGATGACCGCGCTCATGCGGCGGTTGGCCGAGGGCGATTTCAGCCTCGATATTTCGGGGGCGGATCGCGAGCACGAGCTGGGGCAGATGGCCAAGGCGCTGCAGGTGTTCCGGGCCAATGGACAGGCGATGGAAGCGGCGGAGGCCGAGCGGGCCATCAATGCGCGGACGGCGGCGGCGCGGGCGGCGATGATGGAGCGCTTCCAGGCCGCGTTCGACGAAGTGATCGCGGCGTGCGTGGCCGGGGATTTCACCAAGCGCATCACCGAGACCTTCGGGGACGAGGATATCGACCGGGTCGCGGCCAATTTCAATGCGATGCTCGATACGGTCAATGCCGGGCTCGGGGAAGCGGGGCAGGTGCTTTCGGCGCTGGCGCGGACCGATCTGACCCAGCGCATGCAAGGGCAATATCGCGGCGCCTTCGCGGCGCTGCGTGACGATACCAATGCGGTGGCCGAAAAGCTCTCCGAGATCGTGGGCAAGCTCAGGACCACCTCGCGCGCGCTCAAGACGGCGACGGGCGAGATCCTGGCGGGCGCCAACGATCTGTCCGAACGCACGACGCGGCAGGCGGCGGCCATCGAGGAAACCTCGGCGGCGATCGAGCAGTTGACCTCGACGGTGAGCGGTAATGCGCAGAAGGCCGAGATCGCCTTTGACAAGAGCCAGTCGGCGGCCAATCTCGCCAATGAAGGCGGCGTGGTGATGGAAAAGGCGACGAGCGCCATGGAGCGCATCACCACCTCTTCGGCCAAGATTTCCAACATCATCGGCATGATCGACGACATCGCCTTCCAGACCAATCTGCTGGCCCTCAACGCTTCGGTGGAAGCGGCGCGGGCCGGGGAGGCGGGCAAGGGCTTTGCCGTGGTGGCCATCGAAGTGCGGCGCCTTGCCCAAAGCGCGGCGCAGGCTTCATCGGAGGTCAAGGCCCTGATCGAACAGAGCACGACCGAGGTGGGTGGCGGCTCGAAACTGGTGGCGGAAGCCGCGGCAAAGCTGGGTGACATCCTTGCGGCCGTCAGGGAAAACAGCGTCTTGATGCAGGGGATTTCCGAAGCCAATCGCGAGCAGACCACGGCGATCGGGGAAGTGCGGACCGCCATCCAGCAGATGGATGAAATGACCCAGCACAATGCGGCGCTGGTGGAGGAAACCAACGCCGCGATCGAGCAGACCGAAGCGCAGGCGGGGGAACTCGACGGGATCGTCGAAATCTTCACCATCGGTGGAGAGACGACAGCCGTGGCCGAGCCTGCCAAGCCGCAACGGACGGCGCGGACCTACCTCTCGCAGGGCAATGCGGCGCTCAAGGACGACTGGTCCGAGTTCTGA
- a CDS encoding MFS transporter produces the protein MNTTIEATLVTAGAGAYQRRLLGIFGFVWAADAMQVLAVGFTVASIAQTFGLSVPEALQTGTVFFLGMLIGATVFGRLADRFGRRRVLLLTVACDAVFGLLSAFAPSFGVLLVLRFLTGAAVGGTLPVDYAMMAEFLPAKNRGRWLVILEGFWAVGTVAIALAAWVISLNGVADAWRWLFAFTALPALIGIFLRWWVPESPMFLIRTGRADQAKSVLNKVLRTNGKPELPPQAALRLPATPRAGSIFAPALRRRTVAVLLVWFFVSISYYGVFTWMPARLAGEGFGFVRGYGFLVIVALAQLPGYALAAYGVEAWGRKPTLIAFLLLSALGCSLFVIAAEAWLIGTSILLMSFALLGTWGALYAFTPELYPTERRATGMGAASAMARLGGLLAPSLMALVVTQSFSAAIALFALFLILGAATAWFIDTETRQTVLS, from the coding sequence ATGAACACCACGATCGAAGCGACATTGGTCACCGCCGGCGCGGGCGCCTATCAACGCCGCCTGCTCGGCATCTTCGGCTTCGTGTGGGCGGCCGACGCCATGCAGGTTCTGGCGGTAGGTTTCACGGTGGCATCCATCGCGCAGACCTTCGGCCTGTCGGTCCCCGAGGCGCTGCAAACCGGCACCGTGTTCTTTCTCGGCATGCTGATCGGCGCCACCGTGTTCGGCCGACTTGCCGACCGTTTCGGCCGGCGCCGCGTGCTTCTCCTCACCGTCGCATGCGATGCGGTTTTCGGCCTGCTCTCGGCCTTCGCCCCGTCCTTCGGCGTCCTTCTGGTCCTGCGCTTTCTCACCGGGGCCGCCGTCGGCGGAACGCTGCCGGTCGATTACGCCATGATGGCCGAATTCCTCCCCGCCAAAAACCGCGGCCGCTGGCTGGTGATCCTTGAAGGCTTCTGGGCCGTCGGCACCGTCGCCATCGCGCTTGCGGCGTGGGTCATCAGCCTCAATGGCGTCGCCGACGCCTGGCGCTGGCTTTTCGCCTTTACCGCACTTCCGGCGCTGATCGGCATTTTCCTGCGTTGGTGGGTGCCCGAATCCCCAATGTTTCTCATAAGGACCGGCCGTGCCGATCAGGCGAAATCAGTCCTGAACAAGGTTCTGCGCACCAACGGCAAGCCCGAGCTTCCGCCGCAAGCCGCCCTGCGCCTTCCCGCGACGCCCAGGGCCGGCAGCATCTTTGCCCCTGCCCTGCGCCGGCGCACTGTCGCGGTGCTGCTGGTCTGGTTCTTCGTTTCGATTTCCTATTACGGCGTCTTCACCTGGATGCCCGCCCGGCTGGCCGGTGAAGGCTTCGGTTTCGTGCGCGGCTATGGCTTTCTCGTCATCGTTGCCCTCGCCCAGCTTCCCGGCTATGCGCTCGCCGCCTATGGCGTCGAAGCCTGGGGCCGCAAGCCGACCCTCATCGCCTTTCTTCTGCTCAGCGCCCTTGGCTGCTCGTTGTTCGTGATCGCCGCCGAGGCCTGGCTGATCGGAACCTCGATCCTTTTGATGAGCTTTGCCCTTCTGGGAACCTGGGGCGCGCTCTATGCCTTCACCCCCGAGCTCTATCCCACCGAACGCCGCGCCACCGGCATGGGCGCCGCCAGCGCCATGGCCCGCCTCGGCGGTCTCCTGGCCCCGTCGCTGATGGCCCTGGTTGTCACCCAGAGCTTTTCGGCCGCCATCGCCCTGTTCGCCCTTTTCCTGATCCTGGGCGCCGCAACCGCGTGGTTCATCGACACCGAAACGCGGCAGACCGTCCTGAGCTGA